A window of Photobacterium sp. GJ3 contains these coding sequences:
- a CDS encoding flagellar basal body P-ring protein FlgI, with protein sequence MDAILMKSLKTILLFTAVALWGAHSLTAQASVAMPIMDLVDVQGIRGNQLVGYGLVVGLDGTGDRNQVKFTSQSVTNMLRQFGVQISEGTDPKLKNVASVSVTAYVDPMAGKGQELNIVVSSLGDAKSLRGGTLLLTPLRGVDGEVYAVAQGNVIVGGASAEGLSGSKVTINTPTTGRIPNGATLEREIPTDFNQKPHITLNLRTPSFTTAKNISRAVNNTFGPGVATAINQAKIEVQAPLDTQQRVTFMSMLEELMVEEGRRPARVVFNSRTGTVVVGQNVTVSAAAVSHGSLTVTIREMQAVSQPNAFADGETKVVNNSLVDINQDEAPMYIWPEGTELSTIVDAVNSLGATPDDLMSILQALHEAGALNAELVVI encoded by the coding sequence ATGGATGCCATTCTGATGAAATCGCTGAAAACTATTTTGCTGTTCACAGCAGTCGCACTTTGGGGGGCGCACTCCCTGACCGCCCAAGCCTCTGTGGCCATGCCAATTATGGATCTGGTCGATGTCCAGGGGATCCGGGGTAACCAGTTGGTTGGTTACGGTCTGGTTGTGGGTCTGGACGGAACAGGTGACCGGAACCAGGTGAAATTCACCAGCCAGTCCGTCACCAATATGCTGCGCCAGTTTGGTGTCCAGATCAGTGAAGGGACAGACCCGAAACTGAAAAACGTCGCGTCCGTCAGTGTGACCGCTTATGTGGATCCAATGGCCGGGAAAGGCCAGGAACTGAACATTGTCGTTTCTTCTCTCGGGGATGCGAAAAGCCTTCGCGGCGGTACATTGCTGCTGACACCGCTGCGCGGTGTGGATGGTGAGGTTTACGCGGTTGCACAGGGCAACGTGATCGTTGGTGGTGCCAGTGCAGAGGGTTTGAGTGGTTCGAAAGTCACCATTAACACCCCAACCACGGGCCGGATTCCGAACGGCGCGACGCTCGAGCGTGAAATTCCGACGGACTTCAACCAAAAGCCGCACATTACGCTGAACCTGCGTACCCCGAGTTTTACGACGGCGAAGAACATTTCCCGTGCAGTCAACAATACCTTTGGCCCGGGTGTCGCCACGGCGATCAACCAAGCCAAGATTGAAGTGCAGGCGCCGTTAGATACTCAGCAGCGCGTGACCTTCATGTCGATGCTGGAAGAACTGATGGTTGAAGAAGGCCGTCGTCCGGCACGTGTGGTCTTCAATTCCCGTACGGGCACCGTGGTGGTGGGTCAGAATGTGACGGTGAGTGCTGCGGCCGTCAGTCATGGCAGTCTGACCGTGACTATCCGTGAAATGCAGGCGGTGAGTCAGCCGAATGCTTTTGCTGATGGGGAGACCAAAGTGGTGAATAACTCGCTGGTTGATATCAATCAGGATGAAGCACCGATGTATATCTGGCCGGAAGGCACAGAGCTGAGCACCATTGTGGATGCGGTCAACAGCCTGGGTGCAACACCGGATGATCTGATGTCTATTTTGCAGGCATTGCATGAAGCGGGTGCGCTGAATGCGGAGCTGGTGGTTATTTAA
- a CDS encoding rod-binding protein — protein sequence MKIDGQANVMLYHDNSAVNNLKYQADKKQALQEVAGQFEAMFLQMVLRQMRSSSDVLASEDSPFSSKEQGVFRDFYDGQLAMNMAKRQSAGIADMLIKQLSPATPGAEGNGDHIAANHAAYEPVGKFNAQSGQAALNHEQTKAGNSTSAISSMAFQQPLISKIDAKMERGTE from the coding sequence ATGAAAATTGATGGTCAGGCCAATGTCATGCTCTATCACGACAACAGTGCCGTGAATAACCTGAAATATCAGGCGGATAAAAAGCAGGCACTTCAGGAAGTCGCCGGACAGTTTGAAGCGATGTTCCTGCAGATGGTGCTGCGCCAGATGCGGAGCAGCAGCGATGTGCTGGCCTCGGAAGACAGTCCGTTTTCCAGTAAAGAACAGGGCGTGTTCCGTGATTTTTATGACGGTCAACTGGCGATGAACATGGCGAAACGCCAGAGCGCTGGGATTGCCGACATGCTGATCAAGCAACTGAGCCCGGCCACGCCGGGCGCAGAGGGGAACGGTGATCACATTGCTGCAAATCATGCGGCGTATGAGCCGGTCGGCAAATTTAACGCCCAGTCAGGCCAGGCCGCCTTAAATCATGAGCAGACCAAGGCTGGCAATTCAACTTCTGCCATCAGCAGCATGGCATTTCAGCAGCCGTTAATTTCTAAGATTGATGCGAAAATGGAGCGCGGAACTGAATGA
- the flgK gene encoding flagellar hook-associated protein FlgK: protein MSIINIALTGLNANRAGLDVTAQNVANVNTPGYSRQQALYAALGPSAKLGNSAGNGVEVTSIRRVSDEYVVKQTWATQSQASYSSRYLSNMSQLESVMGADSFNISMGLDNLYAALNDASVKPESAPLRQQIISEADALTRRFNTLSESYYSQHKDLSDQRSAAVALSNSLLQNIADVNDRIVEMSATSGNPSHLLDERDALVGQLSELMSIKSNKQPDGSLQVTLASGQPLVLGDQAAQLKAVPDPADPYLADMEIDFVGQRFPIKGDIGGELGAISDYQVETLLPFRQTLDEMAVAMADAFNNTLATGQDLNGNSGKPLFAYDPASPSSSLKITALKADDLAFSSDGKPGNSDVLTDLIGLSNRTFAITGYGNVSVSDAFTSMVGDTAIKARQVTSDSKAADKLNSEAIAVKENLSSVNSDEEAANLMVFANAYQANMKVISTANNLFDTVLAMF, encoded by the coding sequence ATGAGTATTATCAATATTGCATTAACCGGTTTGAATGCAAACCGTGCAGGTCTTGACGTTACCGCGCAAAACGTTGCTAACGTCAACACACCAGGATACAGCCGCCAGCAGGCGCTGTATGCCGCGCTTGGACCAAGCGCTAAATTGGGCAACTCCGCGGGTAATGGTGTTGAAGTCACCAGTATCCGTCGTGTGTCTGATGAATATGTTGTGAAACAAACCTGGGCGACCCAAAGCCAGGCGTCCTATTCATCCCGCTATCTCAGCAATATGTCTCAGCTGGAAAGCGTGATGGGCGCGGACAGTTTCAATATCTCCATGGGGCTGGATAACTTGTACGCGGCACTGAACGATGCTTCGGTTAAGCCTGAATCGGCCCCGCTGCGTCAGCAGATTATCAGTGAAGCCGATGCCCTGACCCGACGCTTCAACACGTTATCGGAGTCTTATTACTCACAGCATAAAGACCTGAGCGATCAGCGTTCGGCTGCGGTAGCACTGAGCAACAGCCTGTTGCAGAACATCGCAGATGTGAATGACCGCATCGTCGAAATGAGTGCGACCAGCGGCAACCCGTCTCATCTGCTGGATGAACGTGATGCGTTGGTAGGCCAGTTGTCGGAACTGATGTCGATTAAAAGCAATAAGCAGCCGGATGGTAGTTTACAGGTGACACTGGCATCCGGTCAGCCACTGGTGTTGGGCGATCAGGCGGCGCAGTTGAAAGCGGTGCCTGATCCGGCGGATCCGTATCTGGCGGATATGGAGATTGATTTCGTTGGCCAACGCTTCCCGATTAAAGGTGATATTGGTGGAGAGCTGGGCGCGATTTCTGACTATCAGGTCGAGACATTGCTGCCATTCCGCCAGACGCTGGATGAAATGGCGGTAGCCATGGCAGATGCTTTCAACAATACCCTGGCAACAGGTCAGGATCTGAACGGAAATTCAGGTAAGCCGCTGTTTGCTTATGACCCGGCCAGCCCGTCTTCCAGCCTGAAAATTACTGCGCTGAAAGCCGATGACCTGGCATTTTCATCCGATGGTAAGCCTGGTAACAGTGATGTGCTAACGGATCTGATTGGTTTGAGTAACCGGACCTTTGCTATTACGGGTTACGGCAACGTATCAGTCAGTGATGCATTCACATCGATGGTCGGCGATACCGCCATTAAAGCGCGTCAGGTGACCTCGGATTCAAAAGCGGCCGATAAGCTGAATTCAGAAGCCATTGCGGTGAAAGAAAATCTGAGCTCAGTGAACAGTGATGAGGAAGCGGCCAATCTGATGGTGTTCGCAAATGCATATCAGGCAAACATGAAAGTGATTAGCACCGCAAACAACCTGTTCGATACCGTTCTTGCTATGTTTTAA
- a CDS encoding flagellin produces MVNSTAEIRQQSVSLLKNDKATITPPAQAGGSVSALKETQTVSRPAVVQGGYTAASELFSLGQEQVTRGQIAYQSLVSVGRDLQGMKKILTQMLGSSTAITQGRIDQLQRHHNHVGQALNAGRFEGDRVLNSKLEFQAKGEPKQDFTVNGLNLVRQRQQSEQLQLTIQDRGTVLLSLDATKTDRQLTQHIDRAVIPLGLRAASNENGDMVFSAGHADFQAMGQHVTISGQGHRYPAGQPNRIKLQPEPQGIEHMTLKLADGEQIRHTMRQVNQGLQQVSKGLDQLRSFQSDMDTRIGKAMPAQSSEQIDEKLQSMRNHQSFAATFQVVTAQANVHRHTAVALLKS; encoded by the coding sequence ATGGTGAACTCGACTGCAGAGATCCGGCAACAGTCGGTATCTCTGCTGAAAAATGACAAGGCAACAATTACTCCACCGGCGCAAGCCGGTGGCTCTGTTTCCGCACTGAAGGAAACGCAAACGGTCAGTCGTCCTGCAGTGGTGCAGGGGGGTTACACAGCCGCCAGTGAACTGTTTTCACTAGGTCAGGAACAAGTCACACGGGGCCAGATTGCCTATCAGAGTCTGGTGTCGGTGGGACGCGACCTGCAGGGCATGAAGAAAATTCTGACTCAGATGCTCGGCAGTTCGACTGCCATTACACAGGGCAGAATTGATCAGCTTCAACGGCATCACAACCATGTGGGGCAAGCCCTGAATGCAGGCCGTTTCGAGGGTGATCGGGTGCTGAACAGCAAGCTGGAGTTTCAGGCGAAAGGTGAGCCAAAACAGGACTTCACAGTCAATGGGTTGAATCTGGTTCGTCAGCGCCAGCAAAGCGAGCAGCTGCAACTGACGATTCAGGATCGCGGTACCGTGCTGTTGTCACTGGATGCGACCAAAACAGACCGTCAGCTGACGCAGCACATCGATCGCGCTGTGATCCCGCTGGGTTTGCGCGCCGCGTCAAATGAGAATGGCGACATGGTTTTCTCTGCGGGTCATGCAGATTTTCAGGCCATGGGTCAGCATGTCACCATCAGTGGCCAAGGGCACCGCTATCCGGCAGGTCAGCCTAACCGGATTAAACTGCAGCCTGAGCCGCAGGGGATTGAGCATATGACCCTGAAGCTGGCGGATGGCGAACAAATTCGTCATACCATGCGTCAGGTGAATCAGGGGCTGCAACAGGTTTCGAAAGGGCTGGATCAGCTTCGTTCTTTCCAGAGCGATATGGATACCCGAATCGGAAAAGCTATGCCGGCGCAATCCTCAGAACAGATTGATGAGAAGCTTCAGAGCATGCGGAATCACCAGTCTTTTGCGGCGACTTTTCAGGTCGTGACTGCGCAGGCGAATGTCCACCGGCATACAGCGGTGGCACTGCTGAAATCATAA
- a CDS encoding DUF805 domain-containing protein → MTNYMLVLKKFADFSGRSRRRELWMFNLTAFILNVVLIVFGYIVGVNDLFMLLHSLFLFVPSLAVAVRRLHDTNRSGWWLLVTLIPVVGLVLLYFLVIDGDAGDNQYGSNPKGVTA, encoded by the coding sequence ATGACAAACTATATGCTTGTTCTCAAGAAATTTGCAGATTTCTCCGGTCGTTCAAGACGACGTGAATTATGGATGTTTAACTTAACAGCATTCATTCTGAATGTTGTGCTGATTGTGTTTGGTTATATCGTTGGGGTAAATGACCTTTTTATGCTATTGCATTCTTTATTCTTGTTTGTTCCGTCATTGGCTGTCGCCGTTCGTCGCCTGCATGATACGAATCGCAGTGGCTGGTGGCTGTTGGTTACATTGATTCCGGTTGTTGGTTTGGTATTACTATATTTCTTAGTGATTGATGGTGATGCTGGTGATAACCAATATGGTTCAAATCCGAAAGGTGTAACTGCTTAA
- a CDS encoding zf-TFIIB domain-containing protein, translating into MKCTSCKQGHLTPSFIEGQFRAHTCSSCEGNWILIEDFVAWKDRNPDYQFSEQINFEQDSQDTKKALLCPVTGTIMHKFRISAQNDHRVDYSAAVGGLWLDRGEWELLKSEGLAGTLNAVVTKHWQHQIREQSTQQNFRDIYQDKFGAENYGKVKAFREWLQSQPQKADLRAYLLAEDPYSAEK; encoded by the coding sequence ATGAAATGTACAAGCTGTAAACAAGGTCATTTAACCCCAAGCTTTATTGAAGGGCAGTTCAGAGCCCATACCTGTTCTTCATGCGAGGGGAACTGGATTCTGATTGAAGACTTCGTGGCCTGGAAAGACAGAAATCCCGACTATCAGTTTTCGGAGCAAATCAATTTCGAGCAGGATTCTCAGGATACGAAGAAAGCTTTATTGTGTCCGGTTACCGGCACCATTATGCACAAATTCCGTATCTCGGCACAAAACGATCATCGTGTTGATTACAGTGCGGCTGTTGGCGGCCTCTGGCTTGACCGGGGTGAATGGGAATTGCTGAAAAGCGAAGGTCTGGCAGGCACTCTGAATGCCGTTGTTACCAAACACTGGCAGCATCAGATCCGCGAACAAAGCACCCAACAAAATTTCCGTGATATCTATCAGGATAAATTCGGAGCAGAGAATTACGGTAAAGTGAAAGCCTTTCGTGAGTGGTTGCAATCTCAGCCGCAAAAAGCTGATTTGCGTGCGTACCTGCTGGCCGAAGATCCGTATTCTGCGGAAAAATAA
- a CDS encoding DUF6624 domain-containing protein, giving the protein MKSLYFLILFSFSTVAEVNLQLQSQLSEMAVVDQDIRRVLGQSGWHQAPEELRAQVSEIDEVNTSKLKRILEGRSWFTASEVGTEGIRAAFLIIQHSSDLEFQEKMLPMLRQSYLNAEGITGQQLALITDRVLLAKGNKQIYGTQARFDEGAIVIEPIENPVTVNERRAEMGMPPLDDYFKLLEEMYGIKDHPEIKMNVY; this is encoded by the coding sequence ATGAAAAGTCTTTACTTCCTTATTCTGTTTTCCTTTTCAACCGTTGCTGAAGTCAACCTTCAATTGCAGTCTCAATTATCAGAGATGGCCGTAGTTGATCAGGATATCCGCCGGGTGCTTGGTCAGTCAGGCTGGCATCAAGCGCCTGAAGAATTACGCGCGCAGGTATCGGAGATAGATGAAGTGAATACATCGAAACTGAAAAGAATACTTGAAGGTCGTTCCTGGTTTACTGCCTCAGAGGTGGGTACGGAAGGCATTCGTGCCGCTTTTTTGATCATCCAACATTCGTCGGATTTAGAGTTTCAAGAAAAAATGCTCCCGATGCTCAGGCAATCTTATCTGAATGCTGAAGGGATCACCGGACAGCAACTTGCATTAATAACCGATCGAGTGCTCCTCGCAAAAGGCAACAAACAAATCTATGGCACTCAGGCTCGCTTTGATGAAGGCGCCATCGTGATTGAACCCATTGAAAATCCAGTAACAGTGAATGAGAGAAGAGCAGAAATGGGCATGCCGCCGTTGGATGATTATTTCAAACTTTTGGAAGAGATGTATGGCATCAAGGATCATCCTGAAATTAAAATGAATGTGTATTGA
- a CDS encoding acyloxyacyl hydrolase produces the protein MFSKPPTILYEAQQVLPAVSLHPIVEAGGKLIVTAASNLMHWRARDSEFSVSAVWGRLLLMFCGFCLSPLSAAETLNLESLSIRARISEQTLLGEDAPENFEEYSVAANYGFPWQPYASSRWAVRTRLMASGGLLRGAGESALVISAIPEVTLGTDDSRFLLDLGAGGALFSRHRFGVQDFGGPFQFALTFGVSVPVYESLGVGYRFLHYSDAGLNGSDTTGADFHMIEFSYRF, from the coding sequence ATGTTCAGTAAGCCGCCGACTATCCTGTATGAAGCACAGCAGGTTTTGCCTGCTGTTTCGCTTCACCCAATCGTTGAGGCAGGGGGCAAGTTGATCGTGACAGCAGCATCAAATCTCATGCATTGGCGGGCGCGGGACTCTGAATTCAGTGTCTCTGCTGTGTGGGGGCGGTTGCTGCTCATGTTCTGCGGTTTTTGCCTGTCGCCTCTGAGTGCAGCAGAAACGCTGAACTTAGAGAGCCTTAGCATTCGTGCCCGGATTTCTGAACAGACGCTGCTCGGCGAGGATGCGCCCGAGAATTTTGAGGAATATTCAGTCGCTGCGAACTATGGGTTTCCCTGGCAGCCTTATGCTTCGTCTAGGTGGGCCGTGCGGACTCGTTTGATGGCCAGTGGCGGCCTATTGCGAGGGGCGGGAGAAAGTGCACTGGTGATTTCTGCCATACCAGAAGTCACGCTGGGGACTGACGACAGTCGGTTCTTACTGGATTTAGGTGCCGGCGGCGCCTTATTCAGCCGACATCGGTTTGGTGTACAGGATTTCGGGGGACCATTTCAGTTTGCGCTGACTTTTGGTGTGTCTGTCCCTGTGTATGAATCGCTTGGCGTCGGCTACCGTTTTCTTCATTATTCAGATGCTGGCCTGAATGGGTCTGATACAACGGGGGCTGATTTTCACATGATTGAGTTCAGTTACCGGTTTTGA
- a CDS encoding DUF1801 domain-containing protein — MDRIVSQRFDDYPQDVRLKLLEIRTLIFKIADDLQLGDINESLKWGEPSYHVQSGSPIRMDWKLKSPDYFYLFFNCNTKLVDTFREIYGDVLTFQGNRAIVLNRGEAIPASVILHCLTLGMTYQKVKHLPLLGA; from the coding sequence ATGGATAGAATTGTTTCTCAGCGTTTCGATGATTATCCGCAGGATGTCCGGTTAAAACTGCTTGAAATCAGAACGCTGATTTTTAAGATTGCGGATGACTTACAACTGGGGGATATCAATGAATCGCTGAAGTGGGGGGAGCCCAGTTATCACGTTCAATCCGGGAGTCCGATTCGTATGGACTGGAAGCTCAAATCTCCGGATTATTTTTACCTGTTTTTTAATTGCAATACCAAGCTCGTGGATACGTTTCGGGAGATTTACGGTGACGTGCTCACTTTTCAGGGCAACCGCGCGATTGTATTGAATCGCGGTGAAGCCATACCGGCGTCAGTGATTTTGCATTGTCTTACCCTGGGCATGACTTATCAGAAGGTGAAGCACCTGCCATTGCTCGGCGCTTGA
- a CDS encoding RNA polymerase sigma factor gives MTAPVAKHVVQARIDDVYRQEARKIYASLIRLLGDFDLAEEALHDAFSTALAQWPQEGIPENPSAWLISVGRFKVIDQLRRQKRQSEIVSQLLDSPIETPLFQHNREAAFEFSDEVIEDDQLRLIFTCCHPAMDAKVQVALTLREVCSLTTEEIASAFLVSPSTMAQRIVRGKAKIREANIPFQIPGEAELPDRIESVLSVIYLVYNEGYSASAGAQVTRAELTAEAIRLARLVLSLLPDAEVAGLLALMLLTESRRAARTDSQGDIVLLEDQNRRLWDQALIQEGSALVQSALESRDFGYYTLQAAIASVHARAADSAHTDWHQIVSLYALLLQVAPSPVIELNQAVAIAMRDGPQAGLAIVEALLQQKVLQQYHLTYATYGELLSRTGRVREAIRQFEHALTLTQQVPEQRILRRKLAHLSDLSHNPKK, from the coding sequence ATGACAGCACCTGTGGCAAAGCATGTTGTACAAGCCAGAATTGATGATGTGTACCGGCAGGAGGCTCGGAAAATCTATGCCAGCCTGATTCGCTTGCTGGGGGATTTTGATCTGGCCGAAGAAGCGCTTCATGATGCTTTCAGTACAGCACTTGCTCAGTGGCCGCAGGAAGGGATTCCTGAAAATCCAAGTGCCTGGCTCATTTCGGTTGGGCGTTTCAAAGTCATTGATCAATTGCGCAGACAAAAACGTCAGAGCGAGATTGTTTCGCAATTGCTGGATTCTCCTATCGAAACGCCCCTGTTTCAGCACAATCGTGAAGCGGCTTTTGAGTTCAGTGATGAAGTGATCGAAGACGATCAGCTTCGCCTGATTTTTACCTGTTGCCATCCGGCCATGGATGCCAAAGTGCAGGTCGCACTGACGCTCAGGGAAGTCTGCAGTCTGACGACAGAAGAAATCGCCAGCGCTTTTCTGGTGTCACCTTCCACCATGGCGCAGCGCATTGTTCGCGGTAAAGCGAAGATCCGGGAAGCCAACATTCCATTTCAGATTCCTGGCGAGGCAGAGTTACCCGACAGAATTGAATCCGTCCTGTCGGTGATTTATCTGGTTTATAACGAAGGTTATTCTGCATCCGCGGGAGCGCAGGTAACGCGTGCAGAACTGACCGCAGAAGCGATTCGACTGGCGCGCTTGGTCTTGTCTTTACTGCCAGATGCGGAAGTGGCTGGATTGCTTGCGCTGATGCTGCTGACTGAATCCCGCCGGGCAGCCAGAACGGATTCACAGGGTGATATTGTGTTACTCGAAGATCAGAATCGGCGTTTGTGGGATCAAGCGCTGATACAGGAAGGTTCCGCTTTGGTCCAAAGCGCGCTGGAGAGCAGAGATTTCGGGTATTACACCCTGCAGGCTGCCATTGCCTCGGTCCATGCCCGGGCGGCAGACAGTGCCCACACAGACTGGCACCAAATTGTGTCTCTGTATGCTTTGCTCTTACAGGTCGCGCCTTCGCCGGTGATTGAATTGAATCAGGCGGTGGCGATTGCAATGCGGGACGGTCCGCAGGCTGGTTTAGCTATCGTTGAAGCGCTGCTTCAGCAAAAAGTGCTGCAGCAATATCACCTGACGTATGCGACCTATGGTGAGCTTCTCAGCCGGACTGGCCGGGTACGCGAGGCGATCAGGCAATTTGAGCATGCCTTAACCCTGACTCAGCAAGTCCCTGAGCAGCGGATCCTGAGGAGAAAGCTAGCCCATTTATCTGACCTTTCACACAATCCCAAAAAATAA
- a CDS encoding YciI family protein, which translates to MKVMVIVKASDSSEAGQMPDQALLTAMGEFNESLVQAGMMMSGDGLKPSREGVRVRFNGSERTVTKGPFAETNELVAGYWVWQVNSMEEAIEWVKKCPNPMTEASDIEIRPFYEMEDFADIDRDGSVREQEDQLRQTIALQQAQSNCYLFFNGCCDEALAYYQEHLGARIHLKFRFNESPDPVPEGMLPPGFENKVMHCEFTVGKMRIFASDGCGDEGPFTGFNLTLTIDSEAEARRVFDALADGGSVRMPLDKTFWSPLYGQVTDKFGMGWMVMLPGEEGQL; encoded by the coding sequence ATGAAAGTCATGGTAATCGTCAAAGCAAGCGACAGTTCAGAAGCCGGTCAAATGCCTGATCAGGCATTATTAACCGCAATGGGCGAGTTCAATGAATCGCTGGTCCAAGCCGGAATGATGATGTCTGGAGACGGCCTGAAACCCAGTCGTGAAGGTGTACGCGTCCGATTCAACGGTAGTGAGCGGACGGTGACCAAAGGTCCGTTTGCTGAAACTAATGAGCTGGTTGCGGGCTATTGGGTGTGGCAGGTGAACTCGATGGAAGAAGCCATTGAGTGGGTCAAGAAATGTCCGAACCCGATGACAGAAGCATCGGATATAGAAATTCGTCCATTTTACGAGATGGAAGATTTCGCAGATATTGATCGTGATGGTTCGGTTCGTGAGCAGGAAGACCAACTGCGGCAAACCATCGCCTTGCAGCAAGCGCAGTCGAATTGTTATCTGTTTTTCAATGGTTGCTGCGATGAAGCACTGGCGTATTATCAGGAACATTTAGGTGCCCGCATTCATCTAAAATTCCGGTTCAATGAAAGTCCGGATCCTGTTCCTGAAGGGATGCTGCCTCCGGGTTTTGAAAATAAAGTCATGCACTGCGAATTTACGGTCGGAAAGATGAGAATCTTTGCCTCGGATGGCTGTGGGGATGAAGGGCCATTTACCGGGTTTAATCTGACCCTGACGATAGATTCTGAAGCAGAAGCACGGCGTGTCTTCGATGCTCTGGCCGATGGCGGTTCCGTGCGGATGCCGTTGGATAAAACATTCTGGTCACCATTGTACGGCCAGGTCACTGATAAGTTTGGCATGGGCTGGATGGTGATGTTGCCGGGCGAAGAAGGTCAGCTGTGA
- a CDS encoding YciI family protein has protein sequence MKYVALVYYDEATMKTLSQAEWDALNRECMDCGESLRSRDYMIGGEALLSVQSATTLRVRNGQVDITDGPFAETKEQLAGFYLLDVRDLNEAIQVASKIPPARYGCVEIRPVRELQAENNVSYQDQDRR, from the coding sequence ATGAAATATGTGGCTTTGGTGTATTACGACGAAGCGACAATGAAAACGCTGTCGCAAGCCGAATGGGATGCACTGAATCGAGAGTGTATGGATTGCGGTGAGTCGCTTCGTTCAAGAGACTATATGATCGGCGGTGAAGCGCTGCTGTCTGTTCAATCGGCAACCACGTTACGGGTGCGCAACGGTCAGGTGGATATCACGGATGGCCCTTTTGCTGAAACCAAAGAGCAGCTGGCGGGCTTTTATCTGCTGGATGTCCGGGATCTGAATGAAGCCATTCAGGTTGCCAGTAAGATCCCGCCTGCGCGCTATGGTTGTGTTGAAATCCGGCCGGTGCGTGAACTTCAGGCAGAAAACAATGTGAGTTATCAGGACCAAGATAGACGTTGA
- a CDS encoding DUF1428 domain-containing protein — translation MSYVDGFVCAVPTEKREVYRQHAAEAAEVFKKYGAQRVVEAWGDDVPDGQLTSFPMAVKCQENETVVFSWVMWPSKAARDEGMALFMKDPICDMTVNPMPFDGKRLIYGGFEAIVDC, via the coding sequence ATGAGTTATGTTGATGGGTTTGTTTGTGCGGTACCCACAGAGAAACGGGAAGTGTATCGTCAACATGCCGCCGAAGCGGCTGAAGTGTTTAAAAAGTATGGTGCACAGCGTGTTGTTGAAGCCTGGGGAGATGATGTCCCGGATGGCCAGCTTACGTCCTTCCCAATGGCTGTAAAATGCCAAGAGAATGAAACGGTCGTTTTTTCATGGGTTATGTGGCCTTCAAAAGCAGCGCGGGACGAAGGCATGGCGTTATTCATGAAAGATCCGATCTGTGATATGACGGTAAATCCTATGCCATTTGACGGAAAGCGTTTGATTTACGGTGGTTTCGAAGCGATTGTGGATTGTTAG
- a CDS encoding N-acetyltransferase gives MDIKLRPVAKNEFEPLFHVVKRGIYRDIESVFGWDDAFQRDRLKTQYQWHWFHWIEIKGKRAGLLCYKSVERSFHVHFLILEPGYQNQGFGKSIMHLIHRIACDQKRECITLSCFQCNERALYFYQSLNYEIVESDEDFISLACYLHC, from the coding sequence ATGGATATCAAATTACGACCCGTGGCAAAGAATGAATTTGAGCCATTATTTCACGTTGTAAAAAGAGGGATTTATCGGGACATCGAGTCAGTTTTTGGGTGGGATGACGCGTTTCAACGCGACAGATTAAAAACTCAATACCAATGGCATTGGTTTCATTGGATTGAGATAAAAGGCAAACGCGCAGGGTTACTGTGTTACAAATCTGTCGAGCGGTCCTTTCATGTACATTTCCTGATTCTGGAGCCCGGGTATCAAAATCAAGGGTTCGGAAAATCAATCATGCACCTCATTCACCGAATAGCCTGTGATCAAAAAAGAGAATGTATCACTTTATCTTGCTTTCAATGTAATGAAAGGGCGCTTTATTTTTATCAATCGCTCAATTACGAAATTGTCGAAAGTGATGAAGATTTTATCTCTTTAGCCTGCTACCTTCATTGCTGA